The following coding sequences are from one Arthrobacter sp. 24S4-2 window:
- a CDS encoding ABC transporter permease, which yields MSNVFTDTFAWLGNPLHWTGSAGIPARLAEHLQYTGLVMLIATAIAVPIGLYVGHTGRGRVAVVALAGALRALPTLGLLTLFVLLAGIGLMPPIWALVILTVPPLLAGTYAGIASVDRNMVDAARAMGMTELQVLFRAEFPNALTVMFGGFRTGVLQVIATVSVVAYINLGGLGRYLFDGLVLSDFPQMLGGSLLIAGLAIAVDLVLAVFQRLFLSRGAPATPGRSQQAPADLTEPVSAEPVVQGGTS from the coding sequence ATGAGCAACGTATTCACGGACACTTTCGCGTGGCTTGGCAACCCCCTGCACTGGACAGGAAGCGCCGGAATCCCTGCCCGCCTGGCCGAGCACCTGCAGTACACGGGGCTCGTGATGCTGATCGCCACCGCCATCGCGGTCCCCATCGGACTTTACGTCGGCCACACGGGCCGCGGCCGGGTGGCCGTTGTGGCGTTGGCCGGCGCGCTAAGGGCCCTGCCCACGCTCGGCCTGCTGACCCTGTTCGTCCTCCTCGCCGGCATAGGCCTGATGCCGCCCATCTGGGCGCTGGTGATTCTGACCGTGCCACCGCTGCTCGCCGGAACCTATGCCGGGATCGCCAGCGTGGACCGGAATATGGTGGACGCAGCCCGTGCCATGGGCATGACAGAGCTGCAGGTCCTGTTCCGGGCCGAATTCCCCAATGCCCTGACCGTCATGTTCGGCGGGTTCAGGACCGGCGTGCTCCAGGTGATCGCCACCGTGTCTGTGGTTGCCTACATCAACCTCGGCGGCCTTGGCCGGTACCTCTTCGACGGCCTGGTGCTGTCCGATTTTCCGCAGATGCTGGGCGGTTCGCTCCTGATAGCCGGACTGGCGATCGCCGTCGACCTGGTTCTCGCTGTATTCCAGAGGCTGTTCCTGTCCAGGGGAGCCCCTGCCACGCCAGGCCGGAGCCAGCAGGCTCCGGCTGATCTCACAGAGCCCGTGTCCGCGGAGCCTGTTGTTCAAGGAGGTACGTCATGA
- a CDS encoding ABC transporter permease: MEWFLANSGRVFELAGQHLVLAVLPMAFGLLLSIPLAQFARRNRTLRSVVVTATSLLYTVPSLALFIILPSILGTRILDPVNVIVALTIYAVALLVRAALDAFDSVDEDLRQAAVAMGFKPAARFVQIDLPLSLPVLFAGLRVVSVSNISLVSVAALLGIGNLGMLFTSGLQRGFITEVLVGIIAILVLALVMDAILVVLERLLTPWTRAAARTDKAGTASAAERLSDVQAGGASA, encoded by the coding sequence ATGGAATGGTTCCTGGCCAACAGCGGGCGGGTGTTTGAGCTCGCCGGCCAGCATCTGGTGCTGGCCGTCCTGCCCATGGCATTTGGGCTGCTCCTTTCGATTCCGCTGGCCCAGTTCGCCCGGCGCAACAGGACCTTGCGCTCGGTGGTGGTCACGGCAACGTCCTTGCTCTATACCGTGCCTTCGCTTGCGCTGTTCATCATCCTGCCGTCCATCCTGGGCACCAGGATCCTGGACCCGGTCAACGTGATTGTTGCTCTGACTATCTACGCCGTGGCACTCCTGGTCCGGGCCGCCCTGGACGCCTTTGACTCAGTGGACGAGGACCTCCGCCAGGCTGCCGTGGCCATGGGCTTCAAGCCCGCGGCACGGTTCGTCCAGATTGACCTCCCGCTCTCCCTGCCGGTGCTGTTCGCCGGGTTGCGCGTGGTGTCCGTCAGCAACATCTCGCTGGTGAGCGTGGCTGCGCTGCTGGGCATCGGCAATCTCGGGATGCTCTTCACTTCCGGCCTCCAACGGGGCTTCATCACGGAGGTGCTGGTCGGAATCATTGCCATCCTGGTCCTGGCGCTGGTGATGGACGCTATCCTGGTGGTGCTTGAACGGCTCCTCACGCCGTGGACCAGGGCGGCGGCGAGAACGGACAAGGCCGGAACCGCCTCGGCGGCGGAACGGTTGTCCGATGTCCAGGCCGGCGGTGCCTCCGCATGA